A genomic window from Nicotiana sylvestris chromosome 11, ASM39365v2, whole genome shotgun sequence includes:
- the LOC104226485 gene encoding uncharacterized protein codes for MFASQLLRILQTLPTDSDHGGCVFDTPEETATMKDNQNGILSRSNGYKEANSLLFPTKDFVNSNRYGSYNGSLACDTRDRDELVPELYDSVYFDDISRSKHHEIIAPTVDDDQNEDSHNIITCRRYINPFACNTKYRDQQWSTPEFECSTIADFIDEKENESIVSDEHAPFTSGCKFLGTNTSLYAEKHAKEYELPELIVCYKESNYNIVEEICTDKSVAVMDRILTESWSNGQNGTYVCTPADEDQHSNTSESDDIELCSAGGSKASSVEYANSVAATSEEEDTESLVAATNEEEDTDKVNRISDADTYLEDLIMIFGSKGTTKWKGTNPSGKYSSANIMLHTEESGIQNSQKSNSVGDQSAQQPDQILYEEAALKSQIGVSEKDSSASVMLHLEEPGVRNSQKSSSDCDQSVQQPDQIPFEEAAFKSQIPVSAVVDEANISMAATDLFYGSELGTEAIIFDFNSSKAVTPSSTDEGIENFHEPSVISAATTSYKDRSCYNLSVASQVHYSNSVDKSSSINVHGQSLESQDVANLEDKSSSCLLLDSEGHFADGEASFSALGPASGLHFFSGRISYCGSISLRSDGSTTSTGSFTFPILLSEWNSSPVRMAQVESSHCRKHKRWRQGLLCCRF; via the exons ATGTTTGCATCACAGCTTTTGAGAATACTTCAGACTCTACCAACTGATTCAGACCATGGAGGCTG CGTCTTTGACACACCTGAAGAAACGGCTACCATGAAGGATAACCAGAATGGGATCTTAAGTCGCTCAAATGGTTACAAGGAAGCAAATTCTTTACTCTTTCCCACAAAAGACTTCGTTAATTCAAATCGCTATGGAAGTTACAACGGCTCTTTGGCATGTGACACAAGAGATAGGGATGAGTTAGTCCCAGAACTTTACGATTCTGTATACTTCGACGATATTTCTAGAAGCAAACACCATGAAATTATAGCTCCAACTGTGGATGATGATCAAAACGAAGATTCGCATAACATAATCACTTGCAGGAGATATATTAATCCGTTTGCATGCAATACAAAATATAGAGATCAACAATGGAGTACTCCAGAATTTGAGTGCTCCACGATTGCTGATTTCATTGATGAGAAAGAAAATGAATCCATTGTCTCTGATGAGCATGCACCATTTACCTCTGGCTGCAAGTTCCTTGGGACAAACACTAGTTTATACGCAGAGAAACATGCTAAGGAATATGAGTTGCCTGAATTGATTGTTTGCtacaaagaaagtaactataacATTGTTGAAGAAATATGCACGGACAAGAGTGTAGCTGTGATGGATAGAATTCTAACTGAAAGCTGGAGCAATGGTCAAAATGGCACATATGTTTGTACACCAGCTGATGAAGACCAGCACAGCAACACATCGGAAAGTGATGATATTGAATTATGCTCTGCAGGTGGATCTAAAGCTTCATCTGTAGAATATGCAAACAGCGTTGCTGCGACAAGTGAAGAAGAGGACACTGAGTCACTTGTTGCTGCGACAAATGAAGAAGAGGATACTGATAAAGTAAACAGAATTTCTGACGCGGATACTTATCTTGAGGATTTGATCATGATTTTTGGATCAAAAGGTACTACAAAGTGGAAAGGTACCAATCCATCAGGAAAATATTCATCTGCTAATATAATGCTTCATACGGAAGAGTCTGGCATTCAGAATTCTCAAAAATCCAACTCTGTTGGTGATCAATCTGCCCAGCAGCCTGATCAG ATCCTTTATGAGGAAGCAGCTTTGAAAAGCCAAATTGGAGTCTCAGAGAAAGATTCTTCTGCTAGTGTTATGCTTCATCTAGAAGAGCCTGGAGTTCGGAATTCTCAAAAATCTAGCTCTGATTGTGATCAATCTGTCCAGCAGCCTGATCAG ATTCCTTTTGAGGAAGCAGCTTTCAAAAGCCAAATTCCAGTCTCAGCAGTAGTCGATGAAGCAAATATCAGTATGGCAGCTACCGACTTATTTTATGGCAGCGAGTTGGGAACTGAAGCTATTATATTTGACTTCAACTCGAGTAAGGCAGTAACACCTAGCAGCACGGATGAAGGTATCGAAAACTTTCATGAACCATCCGTCATATCAGCAGCCACTACCAGTTACAAGGATAGGAGTTGTTATAATCTCTCAGTTGCCAGTCAAGTTCATTATTCTAACAGCGTTGACAAGAGCAGCAGTATCAATGTTCATGGACAATCCCTTGAATCCCAAGATGTGGCTAATCTTGAGGATAAATCATCGAGCTGTCTCCTACTGGATAGCGAAGGTCATTTTGCTGATGGGGAGGCAAGTTTTTCTGCATTAGGACCTGCATCAGGTTTGCATTTTTTCTCGGGGCGTATATCATATTGTGGGAGCATTTCTCTTAGATCAGATGGCAGCACAACTAGTACCGGATCCTTTACCTTTCCAAT CTTACTATCTGAATGGAACAGCAGTCCAGTAAGAATGGCACAGGTCGAAAGCAGTCATTGCCGGAAACACAAACGATGGAGGCAGGGTCTTCTCTGTTGTAGATTCTAA